The proteins below come from a single Dermatophilaceae bacterium Soc4.6 genomic window:
- the rfbB gene encoding dTDP-glucose 4,6-dehydratase, whose product MKVLVTGGAGFIGSNFVLRVRSTRPDWELTVVDALTYAGNRASLASVEDEITFVEGSVADADLVDRLVGDTDLVVHFAAESHNDNSLDDPWPFMEANIIGTYRLLEAVRRHDKRIHHISTDEVYGDLELDDPTRFSEATPVNPSSPYSASKASADLLVRAWIRSFGLKATLSNCSNNYGPRQHVEKFIPRQITGILQGVKPKLYGAGANVRDWIHVDDHNDAVVAIIEQGRLGETYLIGADGERDNKQIIDLLLELMGKPADWFEHVNDRPGHDLRYAIDSTKLRAETGWTPQYQDIRAGLTQTVEWYRDNESWWQSAKAETEKTYERLGR is encoded by the coding sequence ATGAAGGTCCTCGTCACCGGTGGAGCCGGCTTCATCGGCTCCAACTTCGTCCTGCGCGTGCGCTCGACCCGTCCCGACTGGGAGCTCACGGTCGTCGACGCGCTGACCTACGCCGGCAACCGTGCCTCGCTCGCCTCCGTCGAGGACGAGATCACCTTCGTCGAGGGGTCGGTCGCCGACGCCGACCTGGTCGACCGGCTCGTCGGCGACACCGACCTGGTCGTGCACTTCGCGGCCGAGTCGCACAACGACAACAGCCTCGACGACCCGTGGCCCTTCATGGAGGCCAACATCATCGGCACCTACCGCCTGCTCGAGGCGGTGCGGCGGCACGACAAGCGGATCCACCACATCTCCACCGACGAGGTCTACGGCGACCTCGAGCTCGACGACCCGACGCGCTTCTCCGAGGCCACCCCGGTCAACCCGAGCTCGCCCTACAGCGCCTCGAAGGCGAGCGCCGACCTGCTGGTGCGGGCCTGGATCCGCTCCTTCGGCCTCAAGGCGACCCTGTCGAACTGCTCCAACAACTACGGGCCGCGCCAGCACGTCGAGAAGTTCATCCCCCGCCAGATCACGGGCATCCTGCAGGGCGTCAAGCCCAAGCTCTACGGAGCCGGCGCCAACGTGCGCGACTGGATCCACGTCGACGACCACAACGACGCCGTGGTCGCGATCATCGAGCAGGGCCGCCTCGGCGAGACCTACCTCATCGGCGCTGACGGCGAGCGGGACAACAAGCAGATCATCGACCTGCTGCTCGAGCTGATGGGCAAGCCGGCCGACTGGTTCGAGCACGTCAACGACCGCCCGGGCCACGACCTGCGCTACGCGATCGACAGCACCAAGCTGCGCGCCGAGACCGGCTGGACCCCGCAGTACCAGGACATCCGCGCCGGGCTCACGCAGACGGTCGAGTGGTACCGCGACAACGAGTCGTGGTGGCAGTCGGCGAAAGCCGAGACCGAGAAGACGTACGAGCGCCTCGGCCGCTGA
- a CDS encoding SRPBCC family protein — translation MITFDLDIDAPLERVWAVWTDAVSWPRWNPTVTRVKPLGGAAALDLGSRARLKQPQLPASTWTVTVWEPFSQWEWQARSAGVTTAALHELTDLGGGRTHVVATVLHTGLLAGAVGRLSEGLTRQYVEREVAALARRCEGGSDLDRRIPPDGLRR, via the coding sequence ATGATCACGTTCGACCTCGACATCGACGCGCCGCTCGAGCGGGTGTGGGCTGTCTGGACCGACGCCGTGTCATGGCCCCGGTGGAACCCCACCGTCACCCGGGTCAAGCCCTTGGGCGGAGCGGCCGCCCTCGATCTGGGCTCGAGAGCCCGCCTCAAGCAGCCGCAGCTGCCCGCGAGCACCTGGACCGTGACCGTGTGGGAGCCGTTCAGCCAGTGGGAGTGGCAGGCCCGCAGCGCCGGGGTGACCACCGCCGCCCTGCACGAGCTGACCGACCTGGGTGGCGGACGGACCCACGTCGTGGCGACCGTGCTGCACACGGGCTTGCTCGCCGGTGCCGTCGGACGCCTCAGCGAGGGTCTGACCCGGCAGTACGTCGAGCGCGAGGTCGCCGCACTGGCTCGACGCTGCGAGGGCGGCTCCGACCTCGACCGCCGGATCCCGCCCGACGGCCTGCGCCGCTGA
- the ndk gene encoding nucleoside-diphosphate kinase translates to MTTERSLVLVKPDGFRRGLTGQVLSRIEAKGYTLVALDIFTPDRERLAQHYAEHEGKPFYEPLVDFMASGPVTAVVIEGERCIEGFRAIAGATDPTAAAPGSIRGDLGRDWGLKVQQNIVHGSDSPDSAAREIDIWFPQL, encoded by the coding sequence GTGACCACCGAACGCTCGCTCGTCCTCGTCAAGCCCGATGGCTTCCGCCGTGGCCTCACCGGCCAGGTGCTCAGCCGCATCGAGGCCAAGGGCTACACGCTCGTGGCCCTCGACATCTTCACCCCCGACCGGGAGCGGCTCGCGCAGCACTACGCCGAGCACGAGGGAAAGCCCTTCTACGAGCCGCTCGTCGACTTCATGGCCTCCGGCCCGGTGACGGCCGTCGTCATCGAGGGCGAGCGCTGCATCGAGGGCTTCCGGGCCATCGCGGGAGCGACCGACCCGACCGCCGCCGCTCCCGGCTCGATCCGGGGCGACCTCGGCCGCGACTGGGGCCTGAAGGTGCAGCAGAACATCGTCCACGGCTCCGACTCTCCCGACTCGGCTGCCCGCGAGATCGACATCTGGTTCCCCCAGCTCTGA
- a CDS encoding DUF4233 domain-containing protein, translated as MRGLTLYGQTGKFTSRMLMTVLVGQSLAVFFGALVARGIAVAQGDTRGAAYLWVGVGLAVLAVLAAGTMRRPYGVTLGWLVQVGTFVAGAVLPMMVVVGAIFLAMWVTCLVQGAKIDVTDARRRAEAAGAEPGGAGA; from the coding sequence GTGCGGGGCCTGACGCTCTACGGGCAGACCGGCAAGTTCACCTCTCGCATGCTCATGACGGTGCTCGTCGGCCAGTCGCTCGCGGTCTTCTTCGGGGCACTCGTCGCGCGCGGCATCGCGGTCGCCCAGGGCGACACCCGCGGTGCGGCGTACCTCTGGGTGGGGGTCGGGCTCGCCGTGCTCGCCGTGCTCGCGGCGGGCACCATGCGCCGTCCGTACGGCGTGACCCTCGGCTGGCTCGTGCAGGTCGGCACCTTCGTCGCCGGCGCCGTGCTCCCGATGATGGTCGTCGTGGGGGCGATCTTCCTGGCTATGTGGGTCACCTGCCTCGTGCAGGGCGCGAAGATCGACGTGACGGACGCGCGGCGGCGAGCCGAGGCCGCTGGTGCCGAGCCCGGCGGCGCCGGAGCCTGA